A genomic region of Oncorhynchus mykiss isolate Arlee chromosome 16, USDA_OmykA_1.1, whole genome shotgun sequence contains the following coding sequences:
- the LOC110491320 gene encoding WW domain-binding protein 2 has protein sequence MALNKNNSESGGVIITNNESVLMSYENVELVFCEAECLPGAFRKSKKGSIFLTPYRVIFVAKGGRDALQSFMMPFYLMKGCEVKQPVLGANYIKGTVSAEPGGGWEGCATFKMVFAAGGAIEFGQYMLQVAAQASRGQPVSGGFGGCPYMGNGAYAYPPPPANGYPAGPPPGYSYPNPPPQGVFYPNPPAFDGPAAYMPPPPYSAPLGQQAPHDPALPSTPAAEAKAAEAATSGSCSTLPPTYLPQDNPPPYSPTEDKKSQ, from the exons ATGGCTTTGAATAAGAACAATTCTGAATCTGGAGGCGTCATTATCACCAACAATGAAAG tgtgttgatGAGCTATGAGAATGTGGAGCTGGTGTTCTGTGAAGCAGAGTGCCTGCCTGGTGCCTTCAGGAAGAGTAAGAAGGGGAGTATCTTCCTGACCCCCTACAGG GTGATATTTGTGGCGAAGGGGGGTCGTGATGCTCTGCAGTCCTTCATGATGCCTTTCTACCTGATGAAGGGCTGTGAGGTCAAACAGCCTGTCCTGGGGGCCAACTACATCAAAGGCACAGTCAGCGCAGAGCCcggag GGGGCTGGGAGGGCTGTGCCACCTTTAAGATGGTGTTTGCTGCAGGAGGAGCCATAGAGTTTGGACAGTACATGTTACAGGTCGCTGCACAAG CATCCAGAGGGCAGCCTGTGAGTGGTGGCTTTGGGGGTTGTCCCTACATGGGCAATGGGGCCTATGCTTACCCTCCTCCCCCGGCCAATGGGTACCCGGCGGGACCCCCACCCGGGTACTCTTACCCCAACCCCCCTCCACAAG GTGTATTCTACCCCAACCCACCAGCGTTTGATGGTCCTGCGGCCTACATGCCCCCTCCTCCCTACTCCGCCCCCCTGGGGCAGCAGGCCCCCCACGACCCTGCCCTGCCTTCCACACCTGCAG CGGAGGCAAAGGCAGCAGAGGCAGCAACCAGTGGCAGCTGTTCCACACTTCCTCCCACCTACTTGCCACAG gACAACCCACCCCCCTACTCCCCTACTGAAGACAAGAAGAGCCAGTAG